The following coding sequences lie in one Lolium perenne isolate Kyuss_39 chromosome 2, Kyuss_2.0, whole genome shotgun sequence genomic window:
- the LOC127331761 gene encoding uncharacterized protein At3g28850-like: MGCASSTFLEDDDRRIIGVSASSSSSHIVSLTSSTYGILTYTPTPSAPKSTPPPPPPPPPPSRSKPKPPADAPPEDEQPEAEVINSWELMAGLHDPTTPAKPKPAASPHRPYTKDPDFKPPRSIRFPLRPIDGNTPRPPPIPTPPPPQPRCPPGGAHCAVLYTTTLRALRDTFEACNAARAALHAHGVAFRERDLSMDRGFRAELRALLPLPVTLTLPRLFVRGRHVGGAAEVLRMDEEGALGPLLDGLPRARPGGRCCDGCGGMRFLPCFDCSGSRKVVVAAAAGAVVKGRRERGVLVRCGECNENGLVLCPICS; this comes from the coding sequence ATGGGGTGCGCCTCGTCGACGTTCCTCGAGGACGACGACCGCCGCATCATCGGcgtctccgcctcctcctcctcctcccacaTCGTCTCCCTCACCTCCTCCACCTACGGCATCCTCACCTACACCCCAACCCCCTCCGCCCCCAAATccactcctccgccgccgccaccgcctcccCCGCCCTCCAGGTCCAAGCCCAAGCCACCCGCCGACGCGCCTCCGGAAGACGAGCAGCCGGAGGCGGAGGTCATCAACTCCTGGGAGCTCATGGCGGGCCTCCACGACCCCACCACCCCGGCCAAACCCAAGCCCGCCGCCTCCCCACACCGCCCATACACCAAAGACCCCGACTTCAAGCCCCCGCGCAGCATCCGCTTCCCGCTCCGCCCCATCGACGGCAACACCCCACGCCCCCCACCCATCCCCACCCCACCCCCTCCACAACCCCGCTGCCCGCCGGGCGGCGCGCACTGCGCGGTGCTCTACACCACCACCCTCCGCGCCCTCCGCGACACCTTCGAGGCCTGCAACGCGGCGCGCGCGGCGCTGCACGCGCACGGCGTCGCCTTCCGGGAGCGCGACCTCTCCATGGACCGCGGCTTCCGGGCCGAGCTCCGCGCCCTGCTCCCGCTCCCCGTCACCCTCACCCTCCCGCGCCTCTTCGTGCGGGGCCGGCACGTGGGCGGCGCGGCGGAGGTGCTGCGGATGGACGAGGAGGGCGCGCTGGGGCCCCTGCTCGACGGCCTCCCGCGCGCGCGCCCCGGGGGGCGGTGCTGCGACGGCTGCGGCGGGATGCGGTTCTTGCCCTGCTTCGACTGCTCCGGCAGCCGCAAGGTCGTCGTGGCGGCGGCTGCTGGGGCGGTCGTCAAGGGGCGCAGGGAGAGGGGCGTGCTCGTGCGCTGCGGCGAGTGCAACGAGAACGGCCTCGTCCTTTGCCCAATCTGCTCCTGA